In Pyrus communis chromosome 11, drPyrComm1.1, whole genome shotgun sequence, the sequence CAAAGCACTGGATCACATCGCTGGGCTAGCTACTCAATCAGTGCCTAATGTGCAACAACAAAGCATCTTTGACTCTGTTGGGAGTGGAGTACCCACACAGCCCTTGCAGGAATCTATTACTGATGCTCAGAACATGGCTTGTCAACCCCAATTCCCATCGTGGGCGGGTATAACATCTTCAACCGTATCAGATGGTAAACTGAACAAACAGGATGAACATAGTGGATCTGGTAGCACCTCGAGTGCTTACTCTCAAGGGTGAGTTCCCACGAAGATCTCTCGTTAACTTTATTGTACAGCTGCCAAGTTTTTGTTAGCATGCTTATTTTCTTGGAGTAGCAGCCATGTTTTATTGTCAAGCTTGTTTTCTGAGCTGTTATTTTTGATACAGTGGTTTTGATAAACTACATGCATGGTGCATAGCCATTATTGATTAATTATGCGCATATTGTCTTTGTAAGTTTCCCTGATCGTTTTCTATGGCAAGAGTGCTTTTTCTAGGTagatattttataaatttgaaaGTGTTGCCATTAGAGACATGAAAATATAGTTGATTGACATATAACAAAATTGTTATAACAAATTCCCTAATGGAAATGTATCGCTGCGCTGTTTCTGAGTTGGGTTTGTGTTGCGCAGGGTTTTGAACAATCTGACGCAGGCATTGCAATCTGCTGGTCTGGACTTGTCCCTGGCCAGCATCTCTGTTCAAATGGATGTTGTGAATCGAGCAGACAGTGGGCTGACATCTGTAGCGTCTAGTTCAAAGGTTCGTTTAGGATCTTCATCCGTCGTATTAAACCCCATTGTTACTTTGGCTGCTACATCTGTTACCGATAGCTGTCTACAATCTTTCCCTCACTTTATATTTGTTTGCACAGGCACATGTGAACCAATCCATGAACAATCAAATGATGACACAGGCTCAAGTAAGTAGCTGTGATGGGGGACTTGAACTGGCGCATAAGCGGTTCAGAACAAGAGAAAGCTAGACTAGATAGTTTCTAGCTTTTCTTAAATCTGCTTATTTTTGGTTTTCGTGGTTTTATTGGGGGTGAGGGTGCTCGTGGGCGGGTGACATTTTGTTTCAAAGATTACATGGTAAACAGAACAACTAGGTTCAGGTCAGTCAATTGTATATGGTTTGTGCCCCCCTGTGCATGGAATTTCATAGATAGATTGTCAGATGTTCATTTGTTGATACCTTGAAGTTTCAGATGGATGATTCCATGCATATAGCGAGGAGCGGGTTTCTGTTCTAGTCTGCGTTTTAAAGAACTCTCTACATACATGAATTTTATCGTTAATCCTTGATGTTTCGTTGATTTGTTTGTGTGATGCCACTCATTTACCATATCTTGGTCGGATTAAGAAAGGGTGAAAGTGCTTTTTGGTAAACCGAAAGCCATTCTCATGCCTGGAAGCCATTTTGTGAGAGTTTGACAGAAAAAAGACTATCAAAACACTGGGTTTTTAATAAAAGTTGTGTTGTACTTGCTTCTAACAAAAGCCCGTTTGAGAGCTTTCAAACAACTAAAGcacttgtgtgtgtgtgcatagaaaattagaaatgcaAAGGAACcacttcaaaaatattttcacaggaaacaaagattaattaaataaatttgacatgCTTTTAAAACGATTGGAAATGCTTTTggtgaaatatttttttaccaattcttagtaaaaatacaaataaatcgtggaaaaacatttgaattgCTTCATGCAAAAAGCACATAATTAGTGCTACAAgcagaaagcacttcaagtgcttttggaactcaaAATAATTTTCTCTAAAACCCCTTTCAGTCATACAAAAGTATAACttgattgaaattttattttatttggctacaatacttacatgtatttaataaaattacattCTCAACTTTATGTATATTAACACAAATTATATTTGACCGTCAAATAATGaatgtattaaatacatataaatattctacatgtttttgaaattttctatCTCCAATCCCCAATACtcaaaattagttaattaaatctGCAACCTAATCAATATGTGGAGTAATCAAAGAGTGGATTCATGTGACAAATGGGTCCTTGTAGTTTAAATGGGTCAAAATCCATTGATGAGTTGAACGACTTTAAAGTTTGAGTCGTTTTTTGTCGTTGGAAGTGGTTGTGTCTGTGTACATTGAAAGCTACGTTTAAATTAAAGTGCATGAATTACTCCCTTGTTAGTGGAAGACTACAAGTAGCAAAACAATACCAAGTTTTATTGGATCACTCATTTCAACCAACATAGTTTCTTTATtcttcactttctctctctaaatccaAATTAAAAGAAGACTCTAAAATAGACTGGATCATATCATATACTGAAATTCATAACCATTAAATTCTTAGTTACGAATTCAACGACTAAATATCTAACAATCTTAAATCTCGGTTCATGCTATAAGACGGTTCATACTAAAACCCCTAGAAAGATGTGTTAAAAAGAACATTTGCTTAGAGAAAACTTACACTGAGATGCTCTGTGATAGTATTTCAAGCTAATCATACACTCTCATGTTTTTAGCAATATGGTAAGCCAACCATACAGTGCAACGTTTTAACTATTCTATAATTGTCTTAAGATACAACTACAATGATGTTTCGTTACAGAAAAATTCTTCATATCTGTTCATATGATAGAAGCATGGAGTTGGTGCACTCTAACTTCTACAATAATGCATATATTTTATTTGATGGCAACTAAACAACCAAATGTATAACCGAAAAACTAAACAACGAAGGAGGAAACAAGGTTCGGTACCAACTCCTtaactaattagtaattaagGACATGAAATGATGCGGATTATTTGCCCAAACCCCACACCTTAAACATCAGCTTTCCAGATGCCATGCTGCTGTCATCATTTGAGACTTTTGGCCCCACCAATCTTACTAGTTTAGGCATGCCTAATTCTTCAAGttaacttttttatattttatcccAAAAGTAATTGaagtttttgttaattattttctcATGGAACCAGCATCATTCAGATGGTATGATCATTGATTAGTTCATCAACACGAATTGAGACCCTCTTCGGATTTCAGGTACAAAGTTCACGCTCAAAATTTTGGGTCATTAAAAGAGATGAGAGAAATTTGGATTCTTGTTTATGAGATGAGCTAGCAGGATGGACAAATTAAGGCTATAAGATTTTAAATGAGAGGTCCGGATCTCTTGGTCCGTGAACTTCGGACAAAGATTAGGAGAGAATCTCAATTCCATCAACCCTAGAttaatttagagagagaaagataggtgaatatttgttaaaaaaattatgcttCACTAGTATAGGAgagattttgaagaaaatacACTATATTCCCCCTTGTTTAATTACAATGATCTTATTTGGAGTTCTCTCCATAAAACTTGATTTATTAATGAAATTCTATAAATCTTCCCAAATGCTTTTGATCAAGAGCTCTCGCAGGAGAAAGACTTACATGCACTCTGAAAACAGCAAACTAGTGTTCTAAGTCCTTCCCAAAGCAGAGCCTCCAAGATCGACCTCCCAACCCAATTTTACGTAAATTAAACCTATCCCTTGCTGTATTAACTTAGACCACAATCATAAAGTAAACCACTGCCTGTAAAATTCTCAATGGCACAAAATGCATATAATTTAGAAGACAATAAACCCATATTTTTGGCATGCGAAGATCATGCGGTTCTCAAGGGTCCATCTAACAGTTGCAAACATTCATGTGGATTTGAGTAGAAGTAATCTTCCTCCTTGGGTTTATCTGGGATCAAAACTCGCTTCTTCGGGCTCCCCATTCGCTCGGCGTGAGCTTCCTTCACAATGTAAGAGAACTCATCCCAACTCAATGAGCCAGTGCTGAATTGTTCTATTAATCCAATCAGTAGCCTTCTGTCCAATAAAACTGTCTTTTTGAAACCTAAGAATCTGAAACAAGAAAAATCCGAGGAGAAGTGTACATTTCAGATCAGAATATCATCTGAAATTAACAACAGATCTTATCTTCCTAAAAACCGAAGAGCACTAGGTTTGACGATGTTCTGAACTATTGTAATCTACGGAGATGGGGATTTGAAAAAAGCCCTAGGTTATTCAAAAGATTGAACATGCATTTACCTGCGATGGCCTTCGACAACTTTAGCCATGTTTCCATCGTATGTAGGAATGAATATATCACTCTCTAGGGAGACTAGATAGTCCAATGCTGCCATTTGGGAAGAGTGGTTCGGGAAGAACCTCAAATCCGAAGGCTCCAGCAGCGTCTCTTTTCTGACCTGTTGCACAAAAGTTCAACTGTTATGTCAGTCCCATGATGTATAATTGTTGAAAAGGTTGCTTCTTCTCCCTTCTACTTACCAAATTCGGAAAAGCAGCTTTCAAACCTTCCATCCTTCTGTTTCCACCATACATTTCTCCAGCGGCAATATAAATCTGGACATTGTGATCAATACCGAGTGCAACCAATACTAGAGCAGTTTCCTCTGGTGTTAGTGGGCACAAACCTTCTAGCCTCTTTGTTTCGGAATTTATGTCTTTTATCTTCCACAAGGGATTAGAATATCTAACAACGTGTAATAATCCCATAATTAGAAGATGTTTATAAGCGAAAAACTAGTAAATATCGATTtgcaaaaagaaacaaaatgaaaagggACTGTTACCTCATTCTTGTGAGTTCTTCTACCTCATTATTGCTGCACCCATGACTGCAGCCAGAGAATGCCAACATATCCATTTCGTATCGGAGATGAAGAGCCAGAAAAGGGCctttttctctcaaaattccGACAAGCTTTCTACCAACTTCCTCTATCTGGGAAGTGAATCTCAGAGCATGGAAATTAACCCTGCAGCGCAGCTTCTGGAACTCCAGAGGTAGCCCATTGTTAGCTACTCGAGCATCGGTTTTATTCAAATGTACTACTTTATACTTCTGCACCAGAGGCAGGATCTGTTGGAAAACACTTCCAGAAGTTAGTTCAACTGCTGAGAATGATCATATAAACTGAAAAGGAAAGAGAATGATGCTCGGATTCGAACCAACCTGATGAAGGTAGTAGGACATGTTAGACCAACTAACTGGTGGCAACGAGTATGCAGGTCTTTTCTTGAGCTTTGGTGGCAATTTCCTCAATATCCGAACCTCGTCTCTCAACGATGCAATGAAATGATCAACATCGAAAATGTCCTGAAACTCACTGCCAACACAAGGGGACACGCTTAGAACTGAGAATTTTCCTTATTCAGATCAAGGAATTTACAATGAGAATATCGATTCCTCATAATCTTTACTCGAAAACAAATTGACCTACCTCGCAGCCCAAAAGGAGTTTTTATCCAGCTCAGGAACTATAAGGGTGACATTCAAGTATCTGGCAACTGCAACCATATCACAGATCTGCGTAAAATCGAGTAGTCAGTAAAATAACATGGTGGCGGGAGACAACCCCAATAAAACATCTAAACTGAAGGTAAGAATGTCCAGAATTGTGAGGAAGTGGCTAGAACTCACTGCCGCTCGCATTTGATTCAGTCCTCCATTGCAAGAAACCATGAGATAGCCATTGTTTTTGTAAACCCCTGGAATTAAAGCGATTCAGAACTAACAaacaatattgaaaaatctcaaattttattGAGCCAAGCAAATTAACATGCACAGCAGCTGATTAACATGATATCAAAGAATGACAATTCAAACATATCAGCTCTCTAAGGGGAAAGATTTCTGCACACATTTTTTCTCGCCCTGCACAACCTGTTTACTTCTAATCTTCGTATTGAATGAATCAAAGGAGAAATGATCATGTGTGCGCGGAAATATTAATTACAAAAGCGATCAAGATTTACATTAAACAAGATCAGAAACTTACTCTTTGGTGGGAGAACAATTGGCATTGGAAGCTTATTAGCCAAATCCACAGCATGAGCAGGCAATTCCAAGTGAGTGCAAGGAGGCCAAACATTGAACAAACTAGGCCCCCTAATCAACCAAATCCCAACCAGCTGCACTGTTGACGCCCACACCAACGCCGTCACGATCGCCCGGATGATCAGCAGCCATGAGTTCACCTTCAACACCGAGCTTTTCAACCTTTCAACTCTCCCCATCAACTTAAATCCCACCTTCATTGTTTCTCTGTAATCACACTTCTCAAAGTCCTCACCTTTGCACATTTTAACGGTCTAAAAAACTCGTTCAATTTTTCAACTGATCATTCAACCAGTCAAGCACCAGAGTTGTTGCAATTCAACACAGAATCTTTCACAGATAAATGTCAATGGAAGATCCAATAGTTATTGACATATCCGAAACACCTcgaaataaattttaaaaaaaacaaaaaaagatcaGAACTTTCTTGTTTCCGTGTTTCTGGTGAAGTCCGGCACTAAAATAATCAAAACCCAACTTTCAGATTTTTACTTCGAATCACCCCAAAAACCCTTTTCACCTCGTACAGCTATGAAGTTTCCGCCATTGTTGAAAGCTTCACCAATCAAAACCCAGAGAGGAAAAACCGTAAAATTCTCGAAAGAGTTCAAAGAATGCAACTTTATGATCAATCTCCACAAACCCAATACTCACTTCGTGTTGCTCTTTGCTTTTCCGGTGATATTCCGGCCAAGAATCCGGCGAGGGCCGCCGGAAAATTTGAAGAATGTGGCTGTTGGAAAGAGAGTCGTAGAAGGTTCAATGAGAAACTGAAACAGAAAAAAAGGCGACAATCGAGGCTGGAGAGAAAGCGTTCATAGCAGACAAAGCAAAAGTAGAACACTAAATGGAAATATAATTCTGCTCAGCTTTTTATCCccattgtatttatttatttgttgtatTTATTTACATAATTATGATTTATTTGAAAGACTGAGACTACaatcttttattttaatttttttagattttagttGATTGGGAAGtggattttgtttttgtaaccaAAATCTAGTTACAAGTCACcttattttgtttcattttttgcaCTAAAATTAATGGATAATCTACTCACTTGCAGACTTGCAGGTGTATTGCCGTACGACCAAagtaatttggtttttttattgtttttgtcaaaacaaaattaaatagttTCTAGTGGTATACatatttcaattatgaataagAGTTCTTATAATTAACTCTTATGGATAACGAGTTCAATACTAAATTATAATATCTTGTCTGGTGTGCGGTTtagtaaaaaatttctcatattttggcgttaaaaatatatttatatcatatcaaaaaataagaatttttttttttatcccttgTTAATTTAGAGAAAACCAACTTTATGTCAGAGCTTATACATTCAATGACACTCAAAAAACATCCATCCGTAATTTGGTTGGGTTAGGTAGGTGTAGTTTCCATTGTCGTAAAATGGTTGCATTGAGGAGTATCCTTTTTgctctttctttcattttattgGTTTTGACATTTAACTCACAAGAGATTTTCCATACACATTAGCAACTGCTAAGTAGGAAATATATCTAGTTTGGGATTGcttatattattttaaaagcaatttataAAAAAGTTTGGGATATCGAATGTGTTTGGTTTGCTGTCAATTACAGcaaaaaaaacatagaaaagcAGAAGCATAACTTTTCATGCTTTTCAAAAcagtgttttttgttttcaaaatggtgatctttaataaaattttcaaatgacaagCATAATCctgcatattttacaaaattacaaactttTACCCTACTTTACTCTATTCGGCGTCTTCGTTTAATATCACATCCAACATCATactcattttagtcatttaccATGGTCAcaacaattttatataaaaatttatcaaacactcgAACACTACTTTATTTTATAACTATTTATTCTCATAGTACATCAAAAGTATTATtttacagcaataccaaacaaGACTTAAAGGAAACTCAACTACATACCATATAGCGTCATGGAAACATATTCAAAGACAATTATTGTGAGATAAAAGGTACACTCGTCTATTGATTTCGGACCTTTTTGTTTGCTCATGTATTTGTGGTAATGTAATAGGTATACAGACTTTAATAGGGCGATGCTATCCGCacatttctttttatcttttacacacttttgttaatttttgtcatttgattcgtttcaatttttcaatttgacaggtaaaaattaagaagagtgtgaaaataaaaatagcATGGGGATAGCACCACCGAATCTAACATTAGTAAGTTTTTACAAGtgtgaaataaaaatttataatataaaaaagaaaaccagaAAGTTCAATTGAGTGGTTAGAGTTGTATTTTGTTGCTCAGCATTACATTAGTGATGGGCAAAAGAAGGTTTAACTTAGTGGTTGCAACCTGCAAACAGTGATGGGGCAATATGCAGAACTTTATTTAGTGGTTGCAGTGCCTGACCACTGCCCTGCCaccacatatattatatattatatatgaatATTAAACGGGAACAAGTTTTTGTATATGacagtttttgggtttttgactTAAAAAGGTTATTGGGAATGGTTAATTCGAATAGAACGTGGATTGTTTCTCCtctcattttcatactttttttataCCTTCTTGTTtatatggtcacggttaaaccacgtcaacattttatattcctattacttttctataaaaaattaatataaaatattgacgtggcttaatcgtgatCACATCACAAAATAATACTTGGCTCCTTAAAGTTGAAGAGGAATTTCTTCTCAAAACATTTTGTGTTCGATTCACATAACTTCGTGGTTATTATCGAAACAGTTCATATAAAGATcatctatgaaaaaaaaaaaactaattaaaactaaagttgtttagttaatcaACTGTAGTAAATAGATTGACGGTCATAATGCTTCAGCCAAATTTgtctatttgttttattttaatacaaTTCGATGAtcaaataattttatatattaataatttttaaagaaataatctgttataaaataatttatgtataaataattttgataaaaatacGAAATTCCGTGAATCGGTCCCAAAGTACTTTGAGGATAAACTCAGCCTCATCAATTGAGGAGAgaagttaatttcgtcaaagaAAGTAGCCAATTGCCTtgctatttctttcttttaagtCAGTGGGAGTCCTGTGACTGTTTGTGCTCATGTTTTGCTTAGACACAGAAGTTTTGGCGTTTGCAATTGTGACAAATCCCCGTGATATCTATCAGTCATTTGACAGACCAATTTGGTTTTTCAATGTCAATTGGTCTGAAAAATGCAACAAATATTCAATAATTTATGAGAAAGCGATATTCTAACTTATTATAACAACGGGAAAGACGATTTAAACACGGGTGCAATGAAAGGCGCACAACGTTGATTAACTGATATAGCTCATGTATACAGTGTGTTCAAATATTAAGTGTTCGTTTGAAAAGTGTTTTTaggaaaaatgtttttgggttttaaaaacacttgaagtgaaTAAATAATATAACTGATGCTTCTTCTAAGAAGCACTAGAAGTGTTTTTCGAGAATTcaattgcatttttattaagaattatttctgaaaatatttttaccagAAACGCTTTCAGTCAGTTTAAAAGTGATTCTAAATAAACTTTAAGTAGTAGTTGAGATGGTTGTGCAATGTTGTTCCACACTCATCAGTCACCTTTGGCCTCATCTCATATGAGTGTTAGGCAAACAATGAACTTTCACCGTAAAATTAAGCATGTAACTGTAAAGGGTTTTGAAATTGGATATCCACAACACATGATGCATTAGGTTCATTTTCTCATCCtcttccatcccctcctcttatatattattttttgtcttattatctttataaaataatcaatataagatgttgacgtgatttaaccacgaccgttcaaataggagggtaTAAAAGTgtagagagattaggaggaTAAAGAATCTTCCTTGGATGCATTATCACCCACGGACTAAACacctatatatttatacatgttTAGTTCAGTTGAGTCCGTGCTCAGTTGCTCATCCCTTATTCTTAAGAGCAATTTCTATGGTACCAGTGCACCATTGTGTTCAATGTCAATAATATAACATTGTATTATTGCATTATTGATACGAAATATTATAGTTACGATGTACTCATTtgataaagtttttgtttttctcctcAATTTGGCATGTacgatcttttttttttttttttttttttgtcaaacaataaattttgttaaattagatgttgGATTAGTCATCGATGGGGTTTGAACCCACATTGTTATGTAAAAACTTAACACATTTTCACTACTGTGATAAAGGGCCACTTGCGGCATGTACGAATCTAAAGAAACTTCTTGTGCTGGAAATGTCACGTAAAAAGTAGGCTTTATGAtggtttttaaataaataaaaaattatgaaaatcaaTTAGAAACTGTGAATTACGTGATTGTTAAGTTTTCGCATGATCTTTTGCAagtgaagtaaaaaaaaatattataaaaaaaaaaaactttttcgTGAATTAAGTCATTTGGATGCAGTTTTATCATTTATTGAGTACCAAAAGCACCTCTTGAGCTTGAagctaaaaaaaattcaataaataagaGTAATTAagcaaaactaatgaaaaatgtttgaaaactttgagttttaacgaaaatgacaaaaaaatgttgtaggtgaatagtactaggagtgACTTTTGAGAATAAAAATGCCCTAacgttaaaaatgaataataccagaAGTATTTCGTTAAGGCTCTctaattttaactttttatcataAGCATAAATGCACAAGGGCTTTCGACCAAAAAAGGTTTTAGTTATTTGGGCTTTTAAGGCCCAATACAAATATTCAAACGGGAGAGCGAAACGGTACGTTTTGTTCCAATCTAGGGCTTTTGCAACACTTGTACCCCTTTTTCCCTCCACCTAGGGATTTTGCTCTTTCATCCCCCTCTGCGGAAAAGCAACCATGAGAGAGCTCAAGTTTCATGAGAAGAAGCTGCTGAAGAAAGTGAACTTCTTGGAatggaagagagaagaaggTCACAGAGAAACTCAGGTTCTGCAGCGTTACCATGTCACCGGTCGCGACGActacaaaaagtaaaattacatatttttttttccttaatttcaTGTCACTTTTCAGGTTTTATCAGTCGATTAATCTTTCGATTAACTGGGTTTGGTTCCTTtccaattaaaattttgaaaaattggaaaataggTACTCAGGCTTGTGCCGGATGGTGCACAAGCTGGTGAACATATTGAAGCAGTTGAACCCGAACGATCCGTATCGGATCGAAATGACCGATATGCTCTTGGAAAAATTGTGAGTTATAACTTGTTTCTTCCTGTGCTTCTCAAATTGTTGTGTTGTAGGAatttgcagtttttttttttttga encodes:
- the LOC137708739 gene encoding transcription factor BIM2-like isoform X3 — encoded protein: MLRDIIPQNDQKRDKASLLLEVIEYIQFLQEKVNLYEGSYQGWSPEPTKLVPWKGHNRSGENFADQSQVMNDGSGHENNVVVSPAMLPNSQNSVESNLGSAVAYKALDHIAGLATQSVPNVQQQSIFDSVGSGVPTQPLQESITDAQNMACQPQFPSWAGITSSTVSDGKLNKQDEHSGSGSTSSAYSQGVLNNLTQALQSAGLDLSLASISVQMDVVNRADSGLTSVASSSKAHVNQSMNNQMMTQAQVSSCDGGLELAHKRFRTRES
- the LOC137709407 gene encoding rhamnogalacturonan I rhamnosyltransferase 1-like is translated as MCKGEDFEKCDYRETMKVGFKLMGRVERLKSSVLKVNSWLLIIRAIVTALVWASTVQLVGIWLIRGPSLFNVWPPCTHLELPAHAVDLANKLPMPIVLPPKRVYKNNGYLMVSCNGGLNQMRAAICDMVAVARYLNVTLIVPELDKNSFWAASEFQDIFDVDHFIASLRDEVRILRKLPPKLKKRPAYSLPPVSWSNMSYYLHQILPLVQKYKVVHLNKTDARVANNGLPLEFQKLRCRVNFHALRFTSQIEEVGRKLVGILREKGPFLALHLRYEMDMLAFSGCSHGCSNNEVEELTRMRYSNPLWKIKDINSETKRLEGLCPLTPEETALVLVALGIDHNVQIYIAAGEMYGGNRRMEGLKAAFPNLVRKETLLEPSDLRFFPNHSSQMAALDYLVSLESDIFIPTYDGNMAKVVEGHRRFLGFKKTVLLDRRLLIGLIEQFSTGSLSWDEFSYIVKEAHAERMGSPKKRVLIPDKPKEEDYFYSNPHECLQLLDGPLRTA
- the LOC137708739 gene encoding transcription factor BIM2-like isoform X1, producing the protein MAKPSKGHHDEFEDDDEVSHGGEFAVKVEGQGREKNRSKHSETEQRRRSKINERFQMLRDIIPQNDQKRDKASLLLEVIEYIQFLQEKVNLYEGSYQGWSPEPTKLVPWKGHNRSGENFADQSQVMNDGSGHENNVVVSPAMLPNSQNSVESNLGSAVAYKALDHIAGLATQSVPNVQQQSIFDSVGSGVPTQPLQESITDAQNMACQPQFPSWAGITSSTVSDGKLNKQDEHSGSGSTSSAYSQGVLNNLTQALQSAGLDLSLASISVQMDVVNRADSGLTSVASSSKAHVNQSMNNQMMTQAQVSSCDGGLELAHKRFRTRES
- the LOC137708739 gene encoding transcription factor BIM2-like isoform X2, with the translated sequence MAKPSKGHHDEFEDDDEVSHGVKVEGQGREKNRSKHSETEQRRRSKINERFQMLRDIIPQNDQKRDKASLLLEVIEYIQFLQEKVNLYEGSYQGWSPEPTKLVPWKGHNRSGENFADQSQVMNDGSGHENNVVVSPAMLPNSQNSVESNLGSAVAYKALDHIAGLATQSVPNVQQQSIFDSVGSGVPTQPLQESITDAQNMACQPQFPSWAGITSSTVSDGKLNKQDEHSGSGSTSSAYSQGVLNNLTQALQSAGLDLSLASISVQMDVVNRADSGLTSVASSSKAHVNQSMNNQMMTQAQVSSCDGGLELAHKRFRTRES